A stretch of Corallococcus silvisoli DNA encodes these proteins:
- a CDS encoding M14 family metallopeptidase: MDYTDYARRIRAHASLGELSEYGQVNEGGRDYPLFRLIVPGDRWLVITSGFHGEEPAGPLTLVQHLPDIVAYAKSKGVGLRVYPCINPSGFEDGTRYNRSGEKPNNDFMRYEIAPGEWRGELMGDPPILRWALYDGGPKETRAVRSDLARFPPPDAALDIHQDNYLGGVATYAYTFGDKAAYRPLMDASAAHATVVRSRKVDDNSFADESGFVVFHDGSVTDWYMRQGVPYTAALETTTPTPLATCDAVNLVWIRGFIDLAARGEGPTR, translated from the coding sequence GTGGATTACACCGACTACGCACGACGCATCCGCGCCCACGCTTCCCTGGGCGAACTCTCCGAATACGGCCAGGTGAACGAAGGAGGGCGCGACTATCCCCTCTTCCGCCTCATCGTCCCGGGCGACCGTTGGCTCGTCATCACCTCCGGCTTCCACGGCGAGGAACCCGCGGGCCCGCTGACGCTCGTCCAGCACCTGCCAGACATCGTCGCCTACGCGAAGTCGAAGGGCGTGGGCCTGCGCGTCTACCCGTGTATCAACCCCTCCGGCTTCGAGGACGGCACGCGCTACAACCGCAGCGGCGAGAAACCCAACAACGACTTCATGCGCTATGAGATCGCCCCCGGCGAGTGGCGCGGAGAGCTGATGGGCGACCCACCCATCCTTCGCTGGGCCCTCTACGACGGCGGCCCCAAGGAGACGCGCGCCGTGCGAAGCGACCTGGCCCGCTTCCCGCCTCCGGACGCCGCGCTCGACATCCACCAGGACAACTACCTGGGCGGCGTCGCCACGTACGCGTACACCTTCGGGGACAAGGCCGCCTACCGCCCGTTGATGGACGCCAGCGCCGCGCACGCCACCGTCGTGCGCAGCCGCAAGGTGGATGACAACAGCTTCGCCGACGAGAGCGGCTTCGTCGTCTTCCACGATGGCAGCGTCACCGACTGGTACATGCGCCAGGGCGTGCCGTACACCGCCGCGCTGGAGACCACCACGCCCACGCCCCTGGCGACGTGCGACGCCGTGAACCTGGTGTGGATCCGCGGCTTCATCGACCTGGCGGCGCGTGGCGAGGGCCCCACCCGATGA